The Ziziphus jujuba cultivar Dongzao chromosome 5, ASM3175591v1 genome segment CATACTcggtatggatttttttttttttccaaacttcCCAAAAGCCACCCATCCTCCCACTCGAGCATGCTTAATTGCAAAGTTCTTTCAAATCTAAAGTCAACCATTATAAAAAGGTCTCGGCGTTATGAAAGTTATTATCATTGCATTTGAATCATCTCTCATTCCATGCTCGATCGATTTGGTATTAGATATGAGATAGCTTATCATTGTCTTTTGCACCCATCTACACTGGTCATCATAATCCACCACATTTGGAACCAAGCATCCTCATTGGCATACTTTCGACTGAGTACATGCTCTGATACTATTCGTAAAATCCCTCATCTACTGAGAAACTTGTCACACTTGCCGATATTGTCCCTAATTGAGCCATTATACTCCATATAAGGTTTTTTGTTCAGATTTTTCAAGAGGTCACTTATCCTCCTGCTAGAGCATGCTTAACTacaaaaattttttgaattttgaaaccaACCTCTATGAAAAGGTTTTAGCGCTATAAAAATGATTATCTTTATATCCGAATTATCCCCCATTTCACACCGAATGATATGAGATTGGATGCCAAATAGTCTGCCAATACGTTTTTTGCACTCACCTACATTGGTCATCATATTATgagatatataataatatataaaatactatggtttcctttctattttctctttgtCTCTACATCATATATTGCTCTATTTTATAAGTTTGCTttagtaaataatatattttttgcaaagataattcaaaattttaaacattaaaattatagctataaatatattagcatataataaaacaaatagggCTACAAATGTGCTTGAATGATTTATGATCAACTCATCTTATAAATGAGCTTATCCTGCACAATAAATGAAACTTGTATAATAAGTTAGCTAATATTGAATAACTTATAAGTAGCTTGAATGTACATgttacatacatgtataaatattttatttgtaatttgtaatttaacATATAGAAAACTTTAAATGcataagtaatattatttatatttatttttatagaaaaaaactTGTTAAGTTGAGCTAAACttaaatttttcataaacatgcttagccaaccaatcttgaatatgaaatttcaaaattatacaaGCTTGAGCCGAATTTTGATTACTTCTAAAATTATGTGAATTAAGCTTAAGAATATTAATACTTGGTTCAACTTAACTCATTTATACCTCTAAAAATAATGACTAATAACATCCAAAAACACAATGACTAAGATAGCACCTTTTGGAACCACTAGCTATTAGCCATTTAGCCTATTACTCATCTttctaaacatatataattgtatatgATTTTTGTATGAATAGTTCTATTCACACTACAAAGTTATTTAACATGCTACATTCTACACACagtcatattaaaatttattttttttctatctatgCTAATACACTATATCTTTTTTACTCTTAATGACTTAAAGGAAACTTAAATACACTACaagtaaaattatcaaaaattccaaaCCAAGGTTGATTTTTCCCAAATAAAGAAAAGCGAAATATGGATAGAAGCATTGAATTGTTTTTTACTTGGTGTTTAGGGTTTGaaaaaaaccaaatcaaataaaaaagcttCATGTCTTCCACttcatcaaatcaaatcaacaataaaagttttataaaaattgttgttctaatatttgttataggagaaaaaaaaaaaaaaccctctttTTTCCTCATTTTCTCATCTCTCTATCTCCTTATGTGTGTGTAACCAAAATCGTCAGCCTTTCTGCATAAGTATTTCTCCTTCTTACCATTCATTGATTGTCATGCATTCATTGACTATCTAGAGTTATTCAAATATTCATtctcctatttttttttattttttttttttttgaatttgaaacttgGTATTCAAATTATCCATTTCCAAggttaaattcaaaataagagaTACAACCACGGCAAACAAATAAACTGAGCTTTTGTTAAAATTCAAATACCTGGTTTAGCGATTTTAGATTTAgctgaaatattaaaaaatggatTGCAAATACGAAGAAGTGATTGATATGCAAcaaaacatcatttttttttttaattgataacaTGCAACATGAAATCAAAAGAAAAGATTTTTACTTTGTAGTGTTGCTAATACTGTTTAAGACTATTTATGATATCTTATCAATGggcattattaaaatatttaaaaattattaaaattgtagtGTGTTAATAGGTTTTGTagaataaatagaatttttcctttttataggCATTGATGactaaattatcttttaatcgaagttcaaaattttcagtaatgatggaaataaaaaaagttcaaaatatgaaaaattacatGGATATATCgcaaaatatcgaatatcgatagaaactcataaaaaattatgaaaatttattttagaaaataaaaatttctgttgaaactttagaataaatttatttaatcaatcaattatcaaattgatataaaaattacaaaaacattgaatagaaattatatttctcttaatcaatttaatttatagtaagcagtaataatcataaataaattattattaataaaaatatgcaaaaaattatatatttgataaaaactgtttattaattaagataaaataattattacaattatattatatttcaataaatatcatcttaatacTCATAGAATTTATAGATGGTTGAAAATTGTTggtatcttttttgttttcattttgagatgtgaaaccTAAAGTAATTATTAAGAGATATATctctttgattatttttatgtaattattaatacgtcatttatatatattttgtattaaatataattattcttgatatttagtataatatgttctatcattttttttattttcttaatattattaatttaaatattatcaataccaattctatataatattatatttcaatgttatgattttatattattattttgcattcTTATATCATTTAccattaacttgtaattatgggATTCTAATAAATCCAATAATGAACTCgttattttttgaacttttggGTTCAAGAATTCCTATATAACTTGAACAACACAATAAAAAcattttctattcttttattaGCTAATTTATGTATAGGATTCCATTCGCCATACAGTTGGGAACTAATGATTAGCTTTGTCTATGAAGATTTTAGATTTGCTCATAATGATCAAATTATATCAATTCTTGTTTATACTTTTCCAATTATTTTAgatacaatttttaaatattgaattatttaaatcatgtatcttatataaaatgtatagcaaatatatatatactttatcaataaatagaacttaccaaagttattcaatttaattcattaaattttatttatattattaaatatttaaaaaataattaaaaaatgaaaaaaatcactaaagctaatttgataaaataatttactaaagatcaataatatttatgaattttttataaaaaaatttatagatatttttaaaatttatatgaaaatttttaaaatttcaatagatATTGTTAAGTTTTTAACCAAATCattaacaatttaatataaatattttgacataactttttatataaatttcaacaaaattttattagatataaaaattttatctgttTCATTTAGACTTGAAtttcttttcaacttttttaaaaaaataaaaattttagatatttaaaaatgaCTTTTAAGcactatataaaataaaataataataatgataatttcctCCAGTATCAatcaacaaaaattttagaaGTTTTCCAATCCGTAAAAGAGACAATGGGGAGAAGAAACCGAACAAGAGAAAAATGACTCAGAAAAAAATTCCCAAAGCGATAATAGTTGGAGGAAGCATAGCAGGGGTTTCCTGCGCACACACGCTCATCTTAGCTGGGTGGGACGTGGTAGTGCTCGAGAAATCCTACGCAGCCCCAACTGGAAGTCCAACTGGGGCTGGACTCGGACTAGACCCTCTGGCTCAGCGGCTAATTAGGTCCTGGCTTAAACAACCCCAACTTCTCCACAACGCAACCTTACCCCTCACAATTGATCAGGTAAAGCTTCAGTTCACCATTTaccattttgtttaattatagttACCACTTTGATTTTCTGcgtgtttgttttttttattttccttttcattttttttggggtagaaTCAAGCAACAGATGGAGAGACAAAGGTGAGCTGGAAACTAACAAGAGACGAGCAATTCAATTTCAGGGCTGCACATTGGGCTGACCTCCATGGTCTTCTATACAATGCTCTTCCACCAAACATATTTCAATGGGgtcatcattttctttctttctgcaTAGAAAGTGACAGAAAATCAGTTAAGGTTAAGGCCAAAGTCATCCAAACTAATGAGACCAAAGAAATTGTTGGGGATTTGCTTATTGCAGCTGATGGGTGTCTCTCTTCCATCCGCAGGACTTTTCTCCCTGACGTTAAACTCAGGTAAGTTTTCTCTCTAGGCTAAGGAAATGTATAAATACCAAGCTAGAGAATTTGTAAGCTATGCGTTTTTAATGGCTAAATACATTTATAGGTATTCAGGTTATTGTGCATGGAGAGGGGTTCTTGATTTTTCAAGAAGCGAGAACTCAGAAACCATCAAGGGGATCAGGAAGGCCTATCCTGAACTTGGGAATGGCTTGTACTTTGACTTGGGTTCTAGGACTCACTCCGTCATATATGAGCTTCCCAACAAAAGGCTCAATTGGATTTGGTACATCAACCAACCAGAGCCCCAACTGAAGGTGATCATATTTCTCTTAGCCCCTCCATAACAATTGATATTATCTCTATGGTAAATAGTgctagagattttttttttttttttgttttagtgtAATTCATTCTCCAGGACATGGTCTTTGGCTCATCATTTTCATGATAAATATCTAGAGCAGTACAAGCTGATAAAGTGggggaattaaaaaaattaattaattaattaattaacaaataagttttttttttttttttttccccactctTTTTTGGGCTTTTAACCACAGAGCAAGAAGCTATGTTGCTTTGGATCTTTTTGGTGCTGCAGAGTGCAGACCACATTGAAGCTGacaaaaatttattgaaatattaaaactgTTTCAGGGTAACTCAGTGACAATGAAAGTAAGTGACGACATGATTGAGAAGATGCACCAAGAGGCAGAAAATGTTTGGGTTCCTGAGTTGGTAACCATAATCAAACAAACAAAGGAGCCTTTCTTAAATGTGATATATGATAGTGATCCATTGGACCAACTCGTTTGGGACAATGTGGTGCTAATCGGAGACGCAGCTCACCCTACAACTCCTCATGGTTTGAGAAGTACAAACATGTCACTGCTTGATGCAGCAGTTTTAGGCACCTGCCTTGAGAAATGGGGACCTGAAAATTTACACTCAGCTCTCCAAGAATATCAATCTATTCGGCTACCAGTGGTTTCGCAACAAGTCCTGCATTCAAGGCGAGTAGGTCGTATAAAACAAGGCTTAGGTCTTCATGATCGTAGACCTTTTGATCCCAAGACTGCTAGTTCTGAGGATTGTCAGGAGCTGCAACAGAAAAAAATGCCTTTCTTTGCTGATGTCCCATTGGTGGTTGATTCGCGTTATGCACAAATGACTGCCTAGATGATGAAGCATGGCCTTTCCAATCAAAGCTTCTTAGAGGAAAGCTTAGTTATCCACACCATTCTATCTGGTATAGCTTATGTCGAAAGTATGATCTAATGCAATTGCTCAATAACAAATTCATGTATAGACCTTTTGAAATCTTTACTGGATGAATGTAATATAtacttgaatattttaatatatatggaaTATCTACTTTAATCGGTATCGGAACACTTGGATTATTGGATGAATGTAATATACacttgaatattttaatttatatggaataTCTGTATCGAAACACTTAAGACATTAGCCCAAGCATACAAGACAAGAGTCACAAGTCAAGATCACATACCTCACCAAACACAAAGTCGGTGAGAATTCATTAACTAAGAACAGAATTGATCAACAATATTAACACTCCAACGAAAATCCGAGAAGGTGGTTTGAGGAATAAGATGATTGGCAGGCTCAAATACAGCACAAAATCAAGATACTCTAGTACATAGCAAGGCAAAACAATGTTGTAAACTCATCATTACAGTACAAATGCTACATTTGTCCAGAAATTCCATCCACTAGAACACAAACTCATTTGAAGGCAGCATTTTTATGTCAGGACTTGGATGCCTACTAAGAACAAGAAGAGTCCAAATGGCGTacgtaatatatataatataccaaATGAATACCAAATCAAGTGTACTAACACATTGAATCACCCTGTCTTTGAAGGCCACGTTGCTTGAGCGGACATGATTATTCCCACGATAACTCCAAACAGCCCAAGTGCACTTCCAAAAATCTCAATCACGAGAATCTTCACAAAGAGTGTGGAGTTTTGGGCATCGGACAAAGCACAGCTGCTTCCAATTATTCCTACACACAATCTATTGCCAAACAGAAGttaaaaaagagggaaaatgtTTCTTCACAAATTTCTATTCAAAACGAAAGACATGAGTGAGGAGATGCACCCGCAAACAAGGTTTGCAAAGCCCACAATGATTCCAGAGGCAAAGATCGCGTATCCTGCTCTAAGAGACTCAGGTTCATATATATTTGCTGCTGGAACACTCTCTAATTTAGTTTGTAGGATGATTGCTACAATAACACCATATATGGCAACGGCTTCACAGAAAATTACACTGCAAAAGCAGAAGCATTTTATCAACCCAAGTTATCATGTATCAAGAAACTATTAGGAACTTCAACTAAATGAACTTGTACCCATCACGTTGAAGGCATCATAACTTAGGGGAAAGCAATTTCCTAATAAAAGTGTGTGGAAAACTTGGAAATTATAGAACCAATTTAAAGTGCCGCTTGAATATCAAGTAATTGAGCACATTAACTGCACTTAAAACATGACATCTTACTTGCATATATTCTATGAACGGATTCAAGAAAAGGGAagggaacaaaagaaaaattagaaaagaaaacaacttAGTTCCATTTCAGTAAAGTTCTGAATTTAGCCTTGACAGAGTTTTAAACTTTTTGCACCTATACATACACAATTCCAATTTAATCTTTGAGGCAGTCAGATTTAGGTGTGCATTGAGCTATAAACTTGGATTCATTTAGACAAATCCAGTAAGTATTGTTCAGGCATCACATTGTCAGCAAAATACTATAGTTCCGAACGGTTATGCTATTCATTGGTGTTCAAGGAAATGCCTTATTAGCACACAATCAGAGAGCTTCGCTCAAATAAGGAAGAAAATACTTCATAtgcttatattttatatgtaaacgAACCACCCATGAATTGTTTAGTATTCTATTTTGTTACTAGCAGAAAGACATTATCATCATTGGTCTACAAGTTTAACCATCAGTTCAACCATGAAACGAATTCTCTGAAACACACCGaatt includes the following:
- the LOC107421255 gene encoding uncharacterized protein LOC107421255, with product MTQKKIPKAIIVGGSIAGVSCAHTLILAGWDVVVLEKSYAAPTGSPTGAGLGLDPLAQRLIRSWLKQPQLLHNATLPLTIDQNQATDGETKVSWKLTRDEQFNFRAAHWADLHGLLYNALPPNIFQWGHHFLSFCIESDRKSVKVKAKVIQTNETKEIVGDLLIAADGCLSSIRRTFLPDVKLRYSGYCAWRGVLDFSRSENSETIKGIRKAYPELGNGLYFDLGSRTHSVIYELPNKRLNWIWYINQPEPQLKGNSVTMKVSDDMIEKMHQEAENVWVPELVTIIKQTKEPFLNVIYDSDPLDQLVWDNVVLIGDAAHPTTPHGLRSTNMSLLDAAVLGTCLEKWGPENLHSALQEYQSIRLPVVSQQVLHSRRVGRIKQGLGLHDRRPFDPKTASSEDCQELQQKKMPFFADVPLVVDSRYAQMTA
- the LOC107421253 gene encoding V-type proton ATPase subunit c''2, whose product is MSGSAAAVIATSTWARALLRISPYTFSAIGIAVAIGVSVLGAAWGIYITGSSLIGAAIKAPRITSKNLISVIFCEAVAIYGVIVAIILQTKLESVPAANIYEPESLRAGYAIFASGIIVGFANLVCGLCVGIIGSSCALSDAQNSTLFVKILVIEIFGSALGLFGVIVGIIMSAQATWPSKTG